In Cryptomeria japonica chromosome 10, Sugi_1.0, whole genome shotgun sequence, a genomic segment contains:
- the LOC131073330 gene encoding transcription factor MYB30 → MGRAPCCDKMGVKKGPWTTEEDRILADFIHRNGHGNWRALPKQAGLLRCGKSCRLRWINYLRPDIKRGNFSYEEEEAIIKLHQLLGNRWSTIASRLPGRTDNEIKNVWNTHLKKRLLRMGTDPVKSAVATDSRLPMISLDYSECSEASPSMKKDMLVHIPALTQPQVSFDYPTTNLSSSDDLSSEIFSSTDNEATNSGSTLDCIQFDCNDSFDVELEYQQYPITTEEHPKCQDLVLDETFIMENQSFGDEEKSLPRQSSEDLYFMSSYAENDMLNSIDGANTNTLLLWNEEFQFYDDDCDSMGYWLRVLTQAEPLPTL, encoded by the exons ATGGGCCGAGCTCCCTGCTGTGATAAAATGGGAGTGAAGAAAGGTCCTTGGACAACTGAAGAGGATCGAATACTCGCTGATTTTATTCACAGAAATGGCCATGGGAACTGGCGTGCTCTCCCCAAGCAAGCAG GGCTTTTGAGATGTGGAAAAAGCTGTCGTCTAAGGTGGATTAATTATCTCAGACCAGACATTAAACGTGGGAATTTTAGTTATGAAGAGGAGGAGGCTATTATAAAGCTTCACCAGCTTCTGGGCAACAG GTGGTCTACTATTGCCTCACGCCTCCCTGGAAGAACAGATAATGAGATAAAGAACGTGTGGAATACCCACTTGAAGAAAAGGCTTCTGCGAATGGGAACCGATCCAGTGAAGTCTGCAGTGGCAACGGATTCAAGGCTCCCTATGATTTCACTTGATTACTCCGAGTGCAGTGAGGCAAGTCCATCAATGAAGAAGGATATGCTTGTACACATTCCAGCTCTAACTCAACCACAAGTTTCATTTGATTATCCCACCACCAACTTGTCCTCTTCAGACGatttatcaagtgaaatctttTCATCTACAGATAATGAGGCTACCAATTCAGGCTCAACGTTAGATTGTATTCAGTTCGACTGTAATGATTCTTTTGATGTGGAACTTGAGTATCAACAATACCCAATTACTACTGAAGAGCATCCTAAGTGCCAGGACTTAGTACTAGATGAGACATTTATCATGGAAAACCAGAGTTTTGGAGATGAAGAAAAGAGTTTGCCGAGGCAAAGTTCAGAAGATCTGTATTTCATGTCTTCCTATGcagaaaatgatatgttgaatagCATTGATGGTGCAAACACAAATACCCTTCTGCTCTGGAATGAGGAGTTTCAGTTTTATGACGATGATTGTGATAGCATGGGTTACTGGTTAAGAGTTTTGACGCAAGCCGAGCCACTGCCAACGTTGTAA